In the genome of Brachypodium distachyon strain Bd21 chromosome 3, Brachypodium_distachyon_v3.0, whole genome shotgun sequence, the window CCCAAATCGTACAAAAAGAGTGTCCGTTTTGATCTGTTTGGGTTGCGACCCGGATAGATCAGAGGATTTTGTCCATTTGGGTCTAATGATGCCCCAACACGGTCACCTATTTGGTCTGCCTTATTGGTCATATACATGTGGGTTAGGGGAGGACAAACGCAATGCAAACATGTTGTTCATCCAGATTCAAACCTGTACCAAACAAATTAGGGTTGGAAATGGGTCGCAGCAAACAGAAAAGCAGACGGCCGTTGAAATGGGTCGTTGGCTTTTGTCCTTTTGAACCGAAACGGATCGGTATGCGTTAAATGGGTCTCCCCGTTGGAGATGTGTAGTATACGTAGAATGGTTTCAAATACAACGAACTGGGAAATTGAACAAgaagtttttaaaaaaaaactaaattgaACGGAAAGTTAAAGACCCTGATGAGTTGGAGAGGCTTTGGTGACGATCTGACGGAAGGAGGCGTCGCCGTGAAGCCTGAACTCCCCGTGACTAGTTCTCaaatctcaagtctcaacttCTGTCCGAGCCCAGCACGATCACACGGCCACCACCAAATCAGCCATCTGAACCCCTGGCCGTGGACCGCCTCCGCAATTAGTCACCGCCGGCATCCCCTCTAGCCCATCGGCCGCCGCCCCAGACCCCAGTCATCATCACTCCTGTCTATCGCCGTAGCCCGTATGGCCGCCGCCCAAATCTGAAgcaacaccagcagcagccatgtCCGGCGCAACCGCCACGCCgggcctcgtcctcgccgcgaCCGATCCCATCcgctccttcctctcctccgccgccgcctccgccgatCTCGCGGCCGACCTACGGGACCTCGCCTCTGCCCTCGCTTCTGAGCCGTCCGTCCCCTACCGCTCCATCCGCGCCATCTGGTGCGCCGACTCCTCCCCTGACCGCCCGCCTCTCCGCCAGCTCCTGCGAGACGCCCAGTTCGTGCTGCTCAGCCCCAAGCCCCGCGAGAAGGTCAGTTGCACAGCGCTCGTGGTCTCTGTTGGGTGGTGTTGCCTGTAGCCTGGGGTAGGTTTTTGATTTGCTTTGGTTGTAGAGCGATGAGCTCAAGGCGAGGCTGGAGAAGCTCCGGGAGATGCAGGAGAGGAAGGAGTACGCCGACCTCGTTAGGGACGTCGCGCCCAAGGAGGACAACTCTGAGCCCTTCTCATCCTACAAGGATCAGCTTGGATTTGGTACCAACAGTCGTATTCATTACTCTTTCGTTGATTCGTTGCTGCTAAACTGGATATTTATTGTTTGTCTGGAAACAACACTAAGCCTGCATATAAGCATGATTGCTAGGATACAATGGCCGCACTTTCAGAATTGGAAGTTTGTCAATTTGAACAGATGCAGACTTGTAATCAGTCGGGTAAAAAAAGCTGTAATCAGGCTTCGTGTGGGGATAGATCATAGACTAGCGTTAACCACAAACATACTTGAAAAATATACACGCaatagttcaaatttgaactaaaacaacgacaagaatttaggatcatggagggagtagttgatgAAGCATACAAGTTTGTTCGACTAAATTGTATGTGCTAGTTGCCACACAAATGACACTAATGGCTTACGATGGATGATGGAAAACTTCAATTGCCCATGGCTGGCTTGCATACATGTATGGAATCTGCATTTTCAGGATTGGCGGATCAGTTAGCACAAGTCAAGGACCACTTTTTTAGGACCTAGTATACCTGCTACCGAAACTTAAAAAGCACAATGACATATtgaattttatttgttttcttcctgGTTGGTATGACAAATTGGTTACTGATGATGTCTTTGTTCCTGAAAATTAATCCAAGTTTAAATTGTTGAGTatggtttctttcttttataaaATGTGCTATGGGGGCCTCCCCTACAGtttccggtcaaaaaaaaaagcctggATGTAATTGAGCAGTAAAAACTAAGAAGCACACTTATCCTCTTAGCATACTGTGTTGTTTACTTCTGagcttctattttttttttagagaaaggCTCTCGCCCAGCTTTATTAAGAAAACCACAAGTCTCAGAACAAGGTCccaaagcaaaaacaaaacagccGGCCACCGTCTGGGAGCAACAGCACACACAGGACCAACATGCCTCCACCTAACACTCCAGCACCAGCACACACAGAAACAGCAAGCAACCATCCAACATTCCAGCACAAGCACACAGCAAAAAGCTACACCTGAGCATCCAGCTCCAGCCTCCTACGATTTCTGTCTTCATCAACACACCTTTGCAGAACCGCGAGCACCTGAGCGATCAGCTTGAGAGTTGGCTCTTTTCGTTGTTCATGAAGGAGAGCCTTCCACCCAGTAAGGAAGCCCAACATCCTGAAGACCACCTGAAGCGGAACCAAATCATTTCTTGTTAGCCACAATGACCAATCCACAGCAGCTAACAACGACCACCATTTATGCCTGCAAGGTCCACCCCGCAACAAGCAAAGCTCCCTGAAATCACCGAAGCAAGAAGGTACCCTATGCCACCCAAACGCTTCCTTAAGAATATGCCACATGAAGGAGGCAATTGGACACAGGAAGAGAAGATGATCGGACGTTTCAGGCGCCCCACACAATTGACAACCCCTCTCACCGGACCAGCCCTTCTTGGCCAACTCCTCGGTCACCTGGATCCTCCCACGAATGCTCAGCCACACAAAAATCTTATGCTTCAGAGGAATGCTTGCATGCCAGAGATCCATCATCTCCAGGTCTTTCACACCCGAGTGAAGCATAGCTGAATATAGTGACTGGGTAGTATAACACTTGTTCTTAGTAAGGCACCAGAAGGCGCGGTCTCGAGTATCAGAGAGCAGCACCGAATCTAACACCCCACAGAGCTCAGCCCATTCCACCTGCTCGGCCTCTCCAAACGTCCTTCGGAAAGAAAGGTGAATGCCATTATCCCCGAGCACTTGCGCCACCGTGTCCCCCTGCTGTTCGCAGCACCTAAACAGACGGAAGAAATGAACACAAAGAGGTGTTTCCCCGACCCAAACATCTTCCCAGAACCGCACCCATTTACCATTGCCCACCTCATAGGCGCTTCCCAAACGGAACCACTCCTTAACCGCATGCAAGCCCTTCCAGAATTGGGAACCCCCTGCCCCAACTGATTGGAAGAAGCCCGCCTCCCCAAGATATTTAGCCCTCAAGAGCTGGCAACTAAGGTCCTGCACTCCGCTCTCCAACTTCATAATCCATTTCATAAGAAGCGCAATATTCCGGACTCTACTATTCATAAACCCCATCCCTCCAAATTCTTTGGGCCTACACAAATCATCCCACTGGATCATATggtatttccttttttttaccaattCCCTCCCAAAAAAACTTGGCCCTAATTGAATCAATCTGAACATGCAGCCCTTCCTGCAGCCTATAGAAACCCATGAGATAAGTGGGCACGTTATCCAAACATGCATCAATCAGGATCTTTCTTCCCCCATAGGACAGATCCACACTTTGCcaattttctaattttttctCAACTTTCTGAACAACCACCGCTAGCTGATCAATAGTCAACTTCTTTGGAGCCACAGGAATACCAAGATACTTCAGAGGGAATACCCCCACCTGACAGTTCATGATGTTAGCAATGCGTCGTTGCTCGTCATCCTCAACCCCAAGCACAAACACCTCCTTTTATGGTAATTGATCTTCAAACCCGACATCTCCTCAAAACAATACAGCAGGAACTTCACGTTACGGACAGATTGATCATCATACCTCAGGAAAAGCACCGTATCATCCGCATATTGCAGGTGAGACACCCCTCCCGGGATGAGATGAGGCACCAGCTCCTCCACATGCCCCGCCTCTTTGGCTGCTTTCAGCATTGCCCCCAAGGCATCTCCCACGAGATTAAAGAGCAAAGGGGACAGCGGGTCCCATTGCCGCAACCCCTTGAACGTGCGGAAGAAGGCCCCGTTCTCGCCATTCAGATTAATGCAAACCTTTCCAGACTCGACCACCGCTCGGATCCAGCCAATCCATCGGGCAttgaacccccccccccccccttccaaAACCTCCACCAGAAACGGCCACCTTACTTTGTCGTAAGCCTTCTTGAAGTCCAACTTCAAGACTATCCCTTTTTCCTTGGACCTATCAAGTTCATGAAGGATCTCATGAATGAGGACCACACCCTCCAAAATAAATCGCCCAGGGGTGAAAGCAGTCTGCACCTTACTCACAATGCGAGCCGCCACCGGCGTCAAACGGATCGTCAAGATCTTAGTGATGAGCTTAAAAATGACATTCAGCAAGCAAATCGGACGATATTGCTTAATATTGGTCGCCCCCGCAACCTTTGGGAGCAGTGTGATAACTCCATAGTTCAACCGTCCCAAATTTAAGTGCCCAAGATACAGCtcattcagcaagtgtgataACTTCTGAGCTTCTATTGCAAAGACTTTTTTGTAGTTTCCCTGGTTCATGGAATGTTTCTCTATTTTCAGGTCTGCACGTTGTGGTTATAATGTTCACGGGTTATTTGGTCGGATTTGCAGCTTTCAGAGCTCTGTTCAGCAATAGTCCTGTAATGGTAAGTCCATAAGAATGATCATTACTTGCTGATGCTTCCGTGGTGTAATTGCAGCCAGAGAGTAGTTTTTCTCTCAACTCTGTGCTTTTACTCATACTGCATCCATGATCCAACCCCATCCTGCAAGACACTACGGTGAAGCAAATTAGGAAGGCTGCATTATATGAATTTGATGTTGGTGTGCGTAGATTACCTCTGAATATAACACATAgctgtttttgtttctttttgttttcagAATGCTGCGGGAGGCATCTTGGGAGTGGTGGGCGGCATGCTGATGGAGACGGTTCTTTTCATCATCAGATCGTCCAGCAGGGATCTATCCTCATCTCCGGCTCCAAGATCCAAGAAACTCCAGTAGGCATTGTGGTGTGACTTGTGCTTCTCTTTCATGCGTGGTAGTGGCACGGTGAGAATACTCGAGGAAATTTTAGATGGCTCAGATGTATGTAACCTatctgctccctccgttccataatttttgtctcaaattcaaccaaaaatggatgtatctaatcttacaaagtgtctagatacatgtaagattccgacaagaattatggaacgaagggagtactacatATGCAAGTATAAATCAATGCAGTTGATAATCACAAGTCTTCAGGAGTTCTTATTTACAGGGCTTACAGTCACGCTGACATTCAAATTTG includes:
- the LOC100838611 gene encoding uncharacterized protein LOC100838611; protein product: MSGATATPGLVLAATDPIRSFLSSAAASADLAADLRDLASALASEPSVPYRSIRAIWCADSSPDRPPLRQLLRDAQFVLLSPKPREKSDELKARLEKLREMQERKEYADLVRDVAPKEDNSEPFSSYKDQLGFGLHVVVIMFTGYLVGFAAFRALFSNSPVMNAAGGILGVVGGMLMETVLFIIRSSSRDLSSSPAPRSKKLQ